The Polaribacter sp. KT25b genome contains the following window.
AGCAGAATAATATAAACCACTTTCTCCAAAAAACTGATTGCTATAAAAAACAGCAAAAAGAATAATTACATAAATAAAACCAAATCCAATAGCATTTAAAATATTTAAAGGATTGCCTAATTTAATTTTGGTGTCTGGTTTATTATCATCTCTTCTCATCAATATTAAAGTAGCGATAACACATACTATTGTTAAGATACCAAATGGAATTGCCAAATATTTTAAAATATCAGTATTAAAAATATAAGCCAATAAAGCAAGTCTTGGAAACATAATTGCTGAAGCTATAATGATTCCTGCACTGTATTTTTTAGAAAGCTCTGGAAATTCCTTACTTCTTGATGCATAATTCCAAGCAACTGCTGTACTTGAAATTAATCCGCCAAGAATTGCCGTAAGAATAATTCCTCTTTTAGAACCTACAAATTTCACTAAAAAATAGCCTATAAAATTTAAAAAAGAGACAATAACTACAATGGAACCAATTTCAAAAGGATTTATTAATTTGTCTGCACCATAGGTTTTGTTTGGTAGAAAAGGTAATATCAACAAAGCAATTATGGAAAACTTTATAAATGCAAAAAGTTCTTCGGATGTAATATTGCTAATAACCGAACGAAATCTGGTTTTAAGAGAAAGTAATGTTACTATAATAACTGCTGTTGCTACTGCATCTCTATAAAATTGAGATGAAACCATTGTACCTAAAACAAAAGTTGCAATTAAGGCCAAGTTTGTAGTTAAACCATGACCATATTCTTCTTGTTTCTGAGAAAAATGATTGGAGGCTAAAAATAAAATAAAAGCTCCTAAACCAATAATCAATAGCCAAACAGTAAATGTTTTTGTAAGAATACCTAATGAAAAACCAAGAATGGTAACTATTGGAAAAGTTCTAATTCCGGCAATACCTTTCTCTTCTTTTAGTTTGTCATATTCTCTTTCCAGACCAATTATAAGTCCTATTCCCAAACTTATTAATACGCCTAAAATGTAAGGGTCTACAAATTTAATTACTCCTTGAAATGCATCCATAAATTTATTTCAATTTAATGTGAATCAATTTTTAAATTGATTATTTCTGAAAATAGAAATCAGAATATAAAAACCCAATATTGCTGATAATAAAAACCCAATAGCTCCTAATAACGGTATGCCATTTACCAAAGGAGGCATTTTTGCAATTACTAAAATGGAAGACCCTATAGACAAAGCAGCTATTATAACAGCAAAAACCAATCGATTAACAGATTTATTTATTGTTTCCTGAAATTCGTTAAGTCCTTTATGCTCATGAACAATAACTAATTTACCTTCTTTTATTTTCTTTAAAATTGTATTAATATCATTAGGTAATACTTCTATCAGATCACTAATATCTTGTAACCGATTTAGGTTCTTTTTAAATAATCTTTTAATACTAAAACGCTTTTTCGTAATTTTAGAAGTGTAGGGTTGTAAATTATCTGTAATACTAAAAGCAGGATCTAATTTAAGACCAACACCTTCAATAATTATCAAAGCTCTTATAAGCATATACAAATAATGTGGTAGCGTTATTTTGTTCTCATATAAAATAGTTTTAAACTGAGTAAGAATAGTACTTAATTTAATATCCTGAAGAGAGGTATCACTAAATCCTTCTACTAATTCATATAAATCATACTTTAATTTTTTATAATCAGAAACCTCAACTTTTACAGCTACCCTTTCTAGTACGGTAATAATTTTCTGAACATCTTTTTTTAAAAAATAGATTAAAAGATTACTTAAAGCCTCTTTATCATTTGGCATAATGCTTCCCATCATTCCAAAATCTATAAAACAAATTTGTTGATTTTCTGTTAAGACAAAAATGTTTCCTGGATGTGGATCTGCATGAAAAAAACCATACTCTATTACTTGTTGCAAATATAAATCTACACCAACTTTTGCTACTTTAACAGGATTTATATTTAAGGAGTTTAAAGTTGCTATTTCTGATACTTTTACACCAGTGATAAACTCCATACAGATAAGTTTATCTGTACACAAATTTCTATAAGCTTTTGGAACATAAATAGCTTCATTACCTTCAAAATTTTTGGTAAATCTTTCCATATTACCAACTTCTTTTAAAAACTGAAGTTCTTCCCTTATGCTTTTTTCAAACGATGTAACAATTAGCATTGGTTGAAATGCTTTAGCTTGACTACTATATTTTTGCAAAGTCTTAGCAACTTGTTTCATTACCAAAATATCTGATTCAATTACTTCTTGAATATCTGGTCTTTGAATTTTTAAAACTACATTTTCACCTGTTAGTAATTTTGCTTTATGCACTTGCGCCAATGAGGCAGCAGCAATTGGTTTTGGATTTATAGATATAAAATGTTCTGAAATAGAAATTCCAAGCTCCTTTTCTACAACTTCATTTACATTAAAATTTTTAAGTTCAGGTACATGGTCTTGCAATTTTGCCAATTCTTTAATTAAATCTGGCGGCAGCATATCATCTCTATTACTAAAAATCTGACCAAGTTTAACATACGTTGGCCCAAGCTCTTCTAAAACCATTCTTATTCTTTCAAACTTTGTAAACGAGAGTAGTTTTTGAGCATCTGGATGATTTGTGAGATAACTTTTAGGAACTAATTTCTTAAGCTTATTATGAGCCATAATATCTTCAAAACCATACTTTGTGAGTATACCAAAAAGTTTATGATACCTTATAATTTGCTTCTTATTCAAAAGTTTTATGCTTGCCATAAGTAATGCTAATTTTACATATACTCTTCTAAAAATCTAAAAAACTTTTTTTTAAGATCTGCATAAATCTCTCTTTCAGTTTCTATGCGATTTCTAAATTCAACATGTTTTCTTGCTAATTTAGTATCTATCGCATTAAATCCAGATTCACTTTGTCCTGCAATACGCATTTCATGTTCTTCAATAGCTTCTTGTAAATCTTCAATTACACCTCCATGAAGAATAAATTCATTTTGATAATGTTCTAATCGTGCAAGCACATTTTTATCAGTCCATCTTGTTACAAGCTCACTCAATCTGTTATTAAATGTTTTTAACTCATCAATCCAAAAGTCAAGTTCACGTTTCCATAGTACATGCTCAAAATGCATATTCGAATTATATAAAATTTTTGTTTCCATGATTTTATCTTTTTTACATTAAGTATCA
Protein-coding sequences here:
- a CDS encoding MgtC/SapB family protein, yielding MDAFQGVIKFVDPYILGVLISLGIGLIIGLEREYDKLKEEKGIAGIRTFPIVTILGFSLGILTKTFTVWLLIIGLGAFILFLASNHFSQKQEEYGHGLTTNLALIATFVLGTMVSSQFYRDAVATAVIIVTLLSLKTRFRSVISNITSEELFAFIKFSIIALLILPFLPNKTYGADKLINPFEIGSIVVIVSFLNFIGYFLVKFVGSKRGIILTAILGGLISSTAVAWNYASRSKEFPELSKKYSAGIIIASAIMFPRLALLAYIFNTDILKYLAIPFGILTIVCVIATLILMRRDDNKPDTKIKLGNPLNILNAIGFGFIYVIILFAVFYSNQFFGESGLYYSALIAGLADTDAITISMSKFSLDGENLQLASSVIIAATISNMLVKLIITLFKGSTSAKKIIGCAFGSVILIGIIYILLN
- a CDS encoding AarF/ABC1/UbiB kinase family protein: MASIKLLNKKQIIRYHKLFGILTKYGFEDIMAHNKLKKLVPKSYLTNHPDAQKLLSFTKFERIRMVLEELGPTYVKLGQIFSNRDDMLPPDLIKELAKLQDHVPELKNFNVNEVVEKELGISISEHFISINPKPIAAASLAQVHKAKLLTGENVVLKIQRPDIQEVIESDILVMKQVAKTLQKYSSQAKAFQPMLIVTSFEKSIREELQFLKEVGNMERFTKNFEGNEAIYVPKAYRNLCTDKLICMEFITGVKVSEIATLNSLNINPVKVAKVGVDLYLQQVIEYGFFHADPHPGNIFVLTENQQICFIDFGMMGSIMPNDKEALSNLLIYFLKKDVQKIITVLERVAVKVEVSDYKKLKYDLYELVEGFSDTSLQDIKLSTILTQFKTILYENKITLPHYLYMLIRALIIIEGVGLKLDPAFSITDNLQPYTSKITKKRFSIKRLFKKNLNRLQDISDLIEVLPNDINTILKKIKEGKLVIVHEHKGLNEFQETINKSVNRLVFAVIIAALSIGSSILVIAKMPPLVNGIPLLGAIGFLLSAILGFYILISIFRNNQFKN